The following coding sequences lie in one Populus trichocarpa isolate Nisqually-1 chromosome 14, P.trichocarpa_v4.1, whole genome shotgun sequence genomic window:
- the LOC7455387 gene encoding protein S-acyltransferase 18 gives MMFMRRHGWQRPLHPLQMVGMTVYSFLVVAFYAFLGLFLGNRIAEITVTTIFTFVAVSVMFLFIRCIAIDPTDKTRFRKKKRAKSNGFSKLNYGFILSQIFVRFFRRIERKILKTFIRRKYLDPLKVSAQMEPLLPFPLVMKDDAVSPDPKDDDISYCSLCDFEVKKHSKHCRTCNRCVEGFDHHCRWLNNCVGKRNYTTFILLMIFVLLMLIIEGGTATAIFVRCFTDKKGIERELERRLHVEFPRAVLATISVLLVLMSAYSSAAMGQLFFFHVVLIRKGMRTYDYILAMREVNESMELDPFDDSDFSSDSDFDSPKKSTIVSRFICGHRGNQNPASLSIRIDRDPESSTLTKKQGFHASINPWKLIKLSKEKALLAAEKTRERIMKQKPVEQPLRPLPLETKCGPLMNQDKNMTTMESGSTPLVSKGRAPVSPGRFSSPRRRFSGSQSMFSGFIPSPKNKYRSSFDLKLTEVSRELETYISKQVLCSVMKKDAHEASPK, from the exons ATGATGTTCATGAGGCGCCATGGCTGGCAACGCCCTCTCCACCCTTTACAG ATGGTGGGAATGACAGTTTACAGTTTTCTGGTTGTGGCCTTCTACGCATTCCTTGGACTTTTCCTTGGAAACAGAATTGCTGAAATTACAGTCACTACAATCTTTACTTTTGTG GCAGTTTCGGTTATGTTCCTGTTTATTAGGTGCATTGCCATTGATCCAACTGATAAGACCAGgtttagaaagaagaaaagagctaAATCAAATGGGTTTTCAAAGTTAAATTATGGGTTTATATTGAGTCAGATATTTGTGAGGTTTTTTAGAAGGATAGAAAGAAAGATCCTTAAAACTTTTATAAGGAGAAAGTATTTGGACCCTTTAAAGGTCAGTGCTCAAATGGAGCCATTGCTTCCATTTCCACTTGTCATGAAGGATGATGCAGTTTCACCTGATCCAAAAGATGATGACATATCTTATTGCTCGCTATGTGATTTTGAG GTAAAGAAGCACAGTAAGCACTGTAGGACCTGTAACAGGTGCGTTGAAGGATTTGATCACCATTGCAGG TGGCTAAACAACTGTGTTGGCAAGAGGAATTACACAACTTTCATTCTTCTGATGATATTTGTCTTGTTAATG TTGATTATAGAAGGAGGAACTGCCACTGCCATATTCGTGAGGTGTTTTACTGATAAGAAAGGAATAGAGAGGGAGCTGGAGAGGAGGCTGCATGTAGAGTTCCCAAGAGCGGTTCTTGCCACAATATCA GTTTTGTTGGTTTTAATGTCAGCTTATAGTTCAGCAGCCATGggacaacttttcttttttcatgtggTTCTCATACGCAAG GGAATGAGAACATATGATTATATCCTGGCTATGAGAGAGGTGAACGAATCAATGGAACTAGATCCATTTGATGATTCAGATTTCTCTTCAGACTCTGATTTTGACTCtcctaaaaaatcaacaattgtTTCACGCTTTATTTGTGGTCATAGGGGAAATCAG AACCCTGCAAGTCTGTCAATAAGAATTGATAGAGATCCCGAGTCTTCTACCTTAACCAAGAAACAAGGCTTTCACGCAAGCATCAATCCATGGAAACTAATCAAGTTGAGCAAAGAGAAAGCTCTGCTAGCAGCCGAGAAGACCAGAGAAAGGATTATGAAACAGAAACCAGTAGAGCAACCATTAAGGCCCCTACCCTTGGAGACAAAATGTGGACCATTGATGAACCAAGACAAGAATATGACCACTATGGAATCAGGTTCAACACCACTCGTTTCCAAAGGGAGGGCCCCAGTGTCACCCGGAAGGTTCTCAAGTCCAAGAAGGCGATTTTCTGGCTCCCAGAGCATGTTTTCTGGCTTCATACCTTCGCCAAAGAATAAGTACAGAAGTAGTTTTGATTTGAAGTTGACAGAAGTTTCCAGGGAGCTTGAAACCTATATTTCGAAGCAGGTTTTATGTTCTGTTATGAAGAAAGATGCCCATGAGGCTTCCCCAAAATAA
- the LOC7455388 gene encoding probable polygalacturonase yields MRRSFTLVDVLLLLALFIDAPWAIRGNSHCQWGNPAVIRPHSVAITEFGAVGDGVTLNTKAFQNAIFYLNSFADKGGAKLFVPAGQWLTGSFDLISHLTLWLDKDAIILGSTNSDDWPVIDSLPSYGRGRELPGRRHKSLIYGRNLTDVIITGDNGTIDGQGSIWWNWFRNETLDYTRPHLVELMNTTGVVISNLTFLNSPFWTIHPVYCSQVIVQNVTILAPLDSPNTDGIDPDSSDDVCIEDCYISTGDDIIAIKSGWDEYGTSYARPSKNITIRGLVGQTTSAGIAIGSEMSGGVSEVHAENLTFYNSTTGIRIKTAPGRGGYVRNIYISNMSLTDVKTAIRFTGQYGDHPDESYDPKALPLIERITIDDVTGQNVKYAGLLEGLEGDTFLDICLSNINLSVTSKSPWNCSYIQGYSEAVSPEICEPLRETIIPDHYSGCYYPSHHLQSSSNETEVLDCLGKFMVA; encoded by the exons ATGAGGAGATCTTTTACT CTAGTGGATGTGCTGCTGTTACTTGCATTGTTCATTGATGCTCCATGGGCTATCAGGGGCAACTCACATTGCCAATGGGGCAACCCGGCAGTGATTCGACCTCACAGTGTTGCTATTACTGAATTTGGTGCGGTTGGAGATGGGGTCACTCTCAACACAAAGGCATTCCAGAATGCCATCTTCTATCTCAATTCATTTGCTGACAAGGGTGGGGCCAAGCTCTTTGTCCCAGCTGGCCAGTGGTTGACAGGAAGCTTTGATCTGATCAGTCATCTGACATTGTGGTTAGATAAGGATGCCATCATTCTTGGATCAACT AACTCTGATGATTGGCCAGTTATTGATTCACTACCATCATATGGCCGAGGGAGGGAGTTGCCTGGGAGGAGACACAAAAGCCTCATTTATGGTCGTAATTTAACAGATGTTATTATAACAG GTGACAATGGGACTATTGATGGTCAAGGCAGCATATGGTGGAACTGGTTCCGAAATGAAACCCTGGACTACACCCGACCCCATCTGGTTGAATTGATGAACACTACTGGGGTGGTCATCTCAAACCTGACCTTCTTAAATTCACCTTTCTGGACCATCCACCCTGTTTACTGCAG CCAAGTTATTGTCCAGAATGTCACGATCCTTGCTCCTCTTGATTCACCAAACACTGATGGGATTGATCCAG ATTCTTCTGATGATGTTTGCATTGAAGACTGTTATATTAGCACCGGCGATGATATAATTGCCATCAAAAGTGGGTGGGATGAGTATGGCACATCATATGCTCGTCCTAGCAAAAACATTACCATTCGCGGGCTTGTTGGACAAACTACTAGTGCAGGGATTGCAATTGGAAGCGAGATGTCTGGAGGAGTGTCAGAGGTTCATGCAGAAAATCTTACCTTCTACAATTCAACTACAGGTATCAGGATAAAAACGGCTCCTGGAAGGGGGGGCTATGTGAGGAACATCTATATATCAAATATGAGCTTGACTGATGTCAAAACAGCTATAAGGTTCACTGGTCAATATGGAGATCACCCAGATGAGTCTTATGATCCAAAGGCTCTCCCTTTAATAGAACGGATAACCATTGATGATGTCACAGGACAGAACGTTAAATATGCTGGCCTTTTAGAAGGTTTAGAAGGGGATACTTTTCTTGACATTTGCCTATCGAACATAAACCTCAGTGTGACCTCCAAGTCTCCATGGAATTGTTCATATATCCAAGGATATTCTGAAGCTGTTTCCCCAGAAATTTGTGAGCCTCTCAGGGAGACAATCATCCCTGACCATTACTCAGGTTGTTACTATCCATCACATCACTTGCAAAGTTCAAGTAATGAAACAGAGGTGCTTGATTGTCTTGGTAAATTTATGGTGGCATAA
- the LOC7486841 gene encoding uncharacterized protein LOC7486841 isoform X2, with translation MRNRNRAPKNSVTQEKDSSSYYEGERLARLLKSIHKEIESTKTLEGSSLPEKFWFKQQFAIGVNEVTRVLERMSPVSESGSSLQRSHAINNHKVPSVHLQAILIASDCNPKWLTRHLPSLASSRKVPLIFVKDKRGGSLRLGELVKLKTAIAIGVKARGNAINEIVGILCGNETNLDTDKIE, from the exons ATGCGAAACAGAAACAGAGCTCCAAAAAATTCAGTTACTCAGGAAAAAGA TAGTAGTAGTTACTATGAAGGGGAACGTCTTGCTCGTTTGCTCAAATCAATTCACAA AGAAATAGAATCAACAAAAACTTTGGAAGGAAGCTCGCTTCCCGAGAAATTTTGGTTCAAG CAACAATTTGCAATTGGGGTCAATGAAGTTACTCGTGTTCTTGAACGTATGTCGCCTGTGTCCGAGAGTGGAAGCTCCCTTCAACGGTCTCATGCTATCAACAATCACAAAGTGCCTTCTGTTCACCTTCAG GCCATATTAATAGCTTCTGATTGCAACCCAAAATGGCTAACAAGACATCTACCAAGTTTGGCTTCGTCAAGGAAGGTGCCACTGATCTTTGTCAAAGATAAACGAGGAGGATCCTTGAGATTAGGTGAACTTGTTAAGCTAAAAACTGCAATTGCCATTGGAGTGAAA GCTAGAGGAAATGCTATCAATGAAATTGTGGGAATTCTTTGCGGAAATGAAACAAACCTTGATACAGACAAAATTGAATGA
- the LOC7486841 gene encoding uncharacterized protein LOC7486841 isoform X1, with protein MRNRNRAPKNSVTQEKDSSSSYYEGERLARLLKSIHKEIESTKTLEGSSLPEKFWFKQQFAIGVNEVTRVLERMSPVSESGSSLQRSHAINNHKVPSVHLQAILIASDCNPKWLTRHLPSLASSRKVPLIFVKDKRGGSLRLGELVKLKTAIAIGVKARGNAINEIVGILCGNETNLDTDKIE; from the exons ATGCGAAACAGAAACAGAGCTCCAAAAAATTCAGTTACTCAGGAAAAAGA CAGTAGTAGTAGTTACTATGAAGGGGAACGTCTTGCTCGTTTGCTCAAATCAATTCACAA AGAAATAGAATCAACAAAAACTTTGGAAGGAAGCTCGCTTCCCGAGAAATTTTGGTTCAAG CAACAATTTGCAATTGGGGTCAATGAAGTTACTCGTGTTCTTGAACGTATGTCGCCTGTGTCCGAGAGTGGAAGCTCCCTTCAACGGTCTCATGCTATCAACAATCACAAAGTGCCTTCTGTTCACCTTCAG GCCATATTAATAGCTTCTGATTGCAACCCAAAATGGCTAACAAGACATCTACCAAGTTTGGCTTCGTCAAGGAAGGTGCCACTGATCTTTGTCAAAGATAAACGAGGAGGATCCTTGAGATTAGGTGAACTTGTTAAGCTAAAAACTGCAATTGCCATTGGAGTGAAA GCTAGAGGAAATGCTATCAATGAAATTGTGGGAATTCTTTGCGGAAATGAAACAAACCTTGATACAGACAAAATTGAATGA